From the Actinomadura luzonensis genome, the window CAGGCCGGAGTGTGGAACCGGCTGCACCAGCTCCTGCTCGCCGAGCTGCACGCCGCCGGCCGGCTGGACTGGTCCAAGGCGGTGATCGACAGCTCGCACGTGCGGGCGCTCAAGGGCGGCCCAAAACCGGGCCGAGCCCGGTCGACCGTGCCAAGCCGGGCTCGAAACACCACGTCATCGCCGAAGGGCACGGCATCCCGCTCGCGTTGTCGCTGACCGGCGGCAACCGCAACGACGGCACCCAGCTGATGCCGTTGATCAAGGCAATCCCGCCGGTCCGCGGCCGACGCGGCCGGCCCCGTAAGCGTCCTGCCTGCTTATACGCCGACCGCGGCTACGATCACGACCTCTACCGCCGACAGGTCTGGCACGTCGGCATCCGGCCGCACATCGCCCGCCGTGGCACCCCACACGGCTCCGGCCTGGGCATTCACCGCTGGGTCATCGAGCGCACGATCGCCCTGCTGCACTGGTTCCGCCGTCTGCGTATCCGCTGGGAGATCCGCGACGACATCCATGAGGCCTTCATGACCCTCGCCGCCGCGATCATCTGCTGGCGACGCCTCGTCCGATGAGTCCATTGTTAGGACCTCTTAGTCACCCAACAACGGAAAAGGCCGTTTCCAGAACTCTGGAAACGGCCCCCCGGCGCCCTGCTCATCGACGGCTCCCTGGCCTGCCCGCTGATGCCCGCCCGGCTCGCCCAGGCCACCACCGGCTTGGACGACACCGCCATCCGCACGCCATCGCAAGAACTCATCGCGTTGATCGCCGCGCGAGAGCCGTACTTGCTGCGCCTCAAACAGAGCGCGAACGCAGACGGCTCGGTCCGGTTCCAGTGCCCGGCAGCAGGCACCTCCCCGTCGCTCTCCTGCCCTCGCTTCGACCGCCACTACCAGCGCGCACCCAGCAGGCCCGCCGCGGTCGACCTGACCGACGCCCGACAGCGGGCGGCGCACCCGGCGGCGAAACCCCGTATCCTGCCCCCGCATCCCGACCTGAAAGCCGCCGAGCAGCCGAAGATCTGCCGCCAACACACCATCACCCTGCACCCCGGCGACCTCGGGCATCTCGACAAGTTCCGCCAGGATGCCATCTATCTCAGCCCCAGGTGGGAGGGGGTTTACAAGCCTGTCCGCGCCATGACGGAGGGCATTAACGGGCGCCTGAAGGGCCACGATCTCGATCTTGGCGATCCGAAAGCCCGGCTCGCCCGCGGGCGTGTCGCCCAAAGCATCCTGGTCGCGCTGCTCGTCACCGTCGCCAACGACCACTTCCTCGACCAATGGCGCCACATCCACCAGCCCCCAGACGAGCCCGACGTGGTCGCCTCCACTCCGCAGACTCCAGCCGCGCTCTTCGATGGCACCCCACCCGCAGGCCAGAGCAGGCCACCACCCGCCCCATAAGCCGCAAAACCCACCATCCCACCGCAGCGCCCCGCTCACCGCCGGCTTCGCCATGCCCAACGGCCGAATCCTGGTCCTCCACCAGCGGCCTGACACCATCCGGGCCTTCCCAGCCGCCAACTCCGCAGTTCCCAAACCAGGACGAATCAGATTCGGAAACTCCTGAAACGACAAGATCCCGCCTGATCGCGATGATCAGACGGGATCCCGTCAACTTCAGTCCAGCCGTCTCAAGAACGGCCCCTGGTGGAGATGAGGGGATTCGAACCCCTGACCCCTTCGATGCGAACGAAGTGCGCTACCGGACTGCGCTACATCCCCAAGGACTCGTTTAGACTAGCATCCCCTCACGGGTCCTCGCGCCACCCTTTCAGTCCCCCACGGCCCGCCTGGGCGGCTCCGCGTACTGGTCGAACAGGACGTCCTCGTGCAGCGCCGCGAGCTCGACCACCTCGGCCGACGGCTCCTCGACGACCTGGCGGCGCTGGCGGGCGCGGCGCTGGCGTTCGGCGGCGCGCGCCTGGCGGGCGCGTTCGCGGCGCTCCCGGTCCACGTGGACGGCGACCCGCAGCGAGCACAGGTAGCCCGCCGTCACCAGCACGGACGGCGCCACCCCCCACCACGGGATCATCTGCACCGCGGCCGTGACGACGGAGGCCACCACCAGCAGCGCGCAGAAGAACAGCAGCCGGCGCCGCCGCGCCACGATGATCGCCCGCCGCCGCAGCCGGAACTGCCGGACGTCGACCTTCTCGAACTCGCCGGTCATCGGGCCGGCGCCGTCGTCCTCGTAGCCTTCGGCCGCCGCGGCGGCCGCCAGGTTCTCGAGGTCGGGGAGCTGGTGCTCGCCGGTGTAGTACTCCTCGAGCTCGGCCAGCTCGGCGAGGTTGGTCTTGTCCTTGCGCAGCCACATCGGGATGAGGACGCACAGCCACATCACCACGATGGCGAGGTAGAGGAGGACGCTGCTCACGACCACCTCCGGGCAGCATGAAGACGCGTGTGGGTTCGTTGCGTCTTCAATCTGCTCACGTCACGCACCGTAAGACCGCGTGTCACTGATTGACGAGCATTCGGTGCGGTGTGTCGCGAGATCGTCAAACCTCTTCGACGGAGGACCCCCCGCGAGCCGCTGACTCGCGCGCGCGACGCCACTGCACGAGCAGCCCGCCGGGTACGTCCTCGACGGTCAGCGCGTAGCAGATGTGGTCGCGCCAGGCTCCGTCGATGTGGAGTTGGCGACGCCGAATGCCTTCTTCCCTGAATCCGAGTTTCTCAACCACCCTACGGCTGGCGTGGTTCTCGGGGCGGATGTTCGCCTCCAGCCGATGCAAACCGGTGGTGAAAAAGCAGTGGTCGACGGCCATGGCGAGGGCGGTGGGGGTGATCCCGCGGCCGGCCATCTTGCCGTCGATCCAGTATCCGACCTGGGCAGAACGGGCGGATCCCCACACGATGGCGCCCACGGTGAGCTGCCCCGCGAAGCGCCCCTCGTACGTGACCACCCACGGCAGCGCGAGCCCCTGCCGCGCCTCCCGCCGCAGCGTGCCGACCATGGACACGTACGGACCGAGCCCCGTCCTGAACAGCGGCGTCTCCGGGTTGCTCGGCTCCCAGGGACGCAGCCAGTCGGCGTTGCGCAGCCTGGTCTCGCGCCACACGCGTACGTCGCCCAACCGCAGCGGCCGGAGGCCCACCGGCCCTTCGTTGAGGTTCACCGGCCAGCCACGAAGTCGATCCACAACACTCATCATCCCCCCAACGGGCACGATGTCGCCACGCGCGGATCGAAGTCGCGCTCAGCGCGGGTGATCTCCGCCCCGGATCTGCTCGACGGCGTGCCGCAGGATCGGGGCGAGCACGGCGACGCCGTCCCGTACGCCGCCGGACGAGCCGGGCAGGTTGACCACGAGCGTGTCGCCCGCCTGTCCGGCGAGCCCGCGCGACAGGATGGACGTGGGCACCTTCTCGCGGTTCGCCTGCCTGATGGCCTCGGCGATGCCCGGTATCTCCCGGGAGATCACCCGGGCGGTCATCTCGGGCGTGAGGTCCATCGGCGTCAGCCCGGTGCCTCCGGTGGTCACGACGACCTCGTAGCCGCCGAGGACCCCGTCGCGCAGCGCCATCTCCACGGGCTCGCCGTCGGGCACCACGACGGGGCCGTCGACGACGTCGCAGCCGGCCTCGTCGCGCAACAACCGGACGAGCAGCGGCCCGGATTTATCCTCATAAATCCCGGCCGACGCCCGGTTCGACACCGTGATCACCAGTGCCCGTATGATCATTCCGGCTGCTCCCGCGTCCACCGGCCGGTCTTGCCGCCCAGCTTTTCCTCCACCCGCACGTCGGTGATCACCGCGGCCGGGTCAACGGCCTTGACCATGTCGATCAACGCCAGCGCCGCCACCGACACCGCCGTCAGCGCCTCCATCTCCACGCCGGTGCGGTCGGCCGTCTTCACCCGGCACGTGATCGCGACCCCCCAGTCCTCGACGTCCAGCGTGACCTTGACGCCGTGCAGCGCGATCGGATGGCAGAGCGGGATCAGGTCCGGCGTACGTTTCGCCCCCATGATCCCCGCGATCCGCGCGACGCCGAGCGCGTCGCCCTTGGGCACCTCGCCCGAGCGCAGCAGCTCGACGGTCTCGGCCGACAGCAGCACCCGGCCGGTCGCGACGGCGCTGCGCGCGGAGACGTCCTTGGCGGAGACGTCCACCATGCGGGCGGCTCCGCTCTCGTCGACATGGGTCAGGCCGCTCACAGCCGGATCACCTCCACCTGGGCCCCGCCGGGCACCTCGGTCACGTCCTCGGGCACCACGATCAGCGCGTTGGCCGAGGCCAGCGCGGCGAGCTGGTGCGAGCCCTGCCCGTGGACCGGCGACACCGTGCCGTCGGCGGCGAGCACGCCCCGCAGGTACGACCGCCGCCCCGCGGGCGAGCGCAGCGCCCCGGTGACGTACGCGGCGACCGTCTCCGGCATCCGCGCCGGCAGCCCGCGCATCTTGTCCAGAGCCGGCCGGACGAACAGCACGAACGACACGAACGACGACACCGGATTGCCGGGCAGCGCGAAGATCGGCACCTGGTCGTCCCCCAGCACGCCGAACCCCTGCGGCATGCCGGGCTGCATCGCCACCTTCTCGAAGCGGACCGTGCCGAGCGGCGACAGGGCCTCCTTGACGGGCTCGTACGCGCCCATCGACACCCCGCCGCTGGTGATGATGGCGTCGGCCCGCACCAGGTCGGTGTCGAGCCGGTCGAGCAGCACGGCCGGATCGTCGCCGACCGCCCCGGCGCGGAACGCCTCGCCGCCCGCCTCCCGCACCGCGGCGGCCAGCGTGAAGCTGTTGGAGTCCCAGATCTGGCCGGGGCCGAGCTGCCCGCCGGGCTCCACCAGCTCGGCGCCGGTGGCGATGACCACGACCCGGGGCCGCGGGCGCGCCAGCACCCGCCGCCGTCCCACTCCCGCGATGATGCCGAGCTGCGCGGCCCCGATGAGGGTGCCCGGCTTGAGCACGACCTCGCCGGCCTGGACGTCCTCGCCGGCCCGGCGGATCGCGTTGCCCGGCCGGGCGGAGCGGTCGATGCGGACGGAGACCGTCCCGCCGTCCGTCCACTCCACCGGCACGACGGCGTCGGCACCGGCCGGCAGCGGCGCTCCGGTCATGATGCGGACGGCGTGACCCGGTCCGACGGCACGCAGCTCGTCGGACCCGGCCGCGACGTCGTCGATCACCGGCAATGTCACCGGAACGTCGGATATATCAACAGCCCGAACGGCATAGCCGTCCATGGCCGAATTGTCGAACGGCGGCAGCGGAACCGGCGAGGACACCTCCTCGGCCAGCGTCGCCCCCAGCGCCTGCTCCACGTCGAGCTCGATGGGCGCCAGCGGGCGCACGGTGGCCAGGATGTCCGCCAGATGCGCCTCCACCGGCTTCAGCGGACCTGCGGCCCCGTGGTGATCACCCGCGTGCGGCGACCCGCCCGTCCCCGACGGATCAGCCGACCTCATCGAGGAACTCCCGCAGCCACGGCACGAACTCCGACGCCAGATCCTCCCGATCCGCCGCGAACTTCACCACCGTCCGCAGATAGTCCAGCTTGTCGCCGGTGTCGTAACGCCGGCCGCGGAACAGCACCCCGTGCACCGGGCCGCCCTCCTCCGAGCCGCGCCCCGCCAGCGTGCGCAGCGCGTCGGTGAGCTGGATCTCGCCGCCACGCCCCGGCTCGGTGTTCTCCAGCACCTCGAACACGGCCGGGTCGATGACGTAACGCCCGATGATGGCCCAGTTGGACGGCGCCTCGTCGGCCGGCGGCTTCTCCACGAGGTCGGTCACCCTGACGACGTCGTCCTCGGCCGTGGCCTCGATGGTCGCCACGCCGTACAGGGAGACCTGCTCCTTCGGCACCTCCATCAGGGCGATCACGCTGCCGCCGTACGTGTCGCGTACCTCGATCATGCGCTGGAGCAGGTGGTCACGGCGGTCGATGAGGTCGTCACCGAGCAGGCAGGCGAACGGGTGGTCGCCCACGTGCTGCTTGGCGCAGAGCACGGCGTGGCCGAGGCCCTTGGGCTCGCCCTGTCGCACGTAGTGCAGCGTGGCCAGGGACGCCGGCTCGCGGACCTGGGACAACCGGTGCTCATCGCCCTTGGCCTCAAGGACCTCCTCCAGCTCGAACGCGCGGTCGAAGTGGTCCTCGATCGAGCGCTTGTTCTTGCCGGTGACCATCAAGACGTCCAGGAGCCCGGCGGAGGCGGCCTCCTCGACGACATACTGGATCGCGGGCTTGTCGACGATGGGCAACATCTCCTTGGGTGTCGCCTTGGTCGCCGGAAGGAACCGGGTGCCCAGACCCGCGGCGGGCACGACGGCTTTCGTCACAGGGTCGAAGTCAGCCATGAGTAGACCCTAGTGGAGGGACCTGTGAACAAGACGAACCTCCGTCGTCAGGTGAATGCGGCGCGCGCCTCCCTCTCCCCGGAGCAACTGCGCGCAAACGCCATCAAGACCCGCGAAACGCTGCTCGACCAGCCGTGGGTCCAAATGGCCGGATTGGTGGCCTGCTACTGGTCGACGGGGGTGGAGCCGGAGACGCACGGGCTCGTGTTCGCTCTCTGGAAACATGGAGCCACCGTCATGCTGCCGGTCCTGCGTGCCGACAATGACCTGGATTGGGCGGTGTACGACGGGCCGGACACCCTCGCGCCCGGCCGCTACGGGCTCATGGAGCCGGTGGACACCCGCCGCGGCGTCGACGCCGTCCGCACCGCCGCGCTCGTGATCGTGCCCGCGCTGGCCGTCGCCCGCAAGAGCGGCGTGCGCCTCGGCCGCGGCGGCGGCTCCTACGACCGCGCCCTGGCCCGGGTCGGCCCGAACGTCCCCACCGTGGCCCTGCTGCACTCCGGCGAGCTGCTCGACGACGTGCCCGCCGAGCCGCACGACCAGCCGGTCCGCTTTGCGATGACCCCCGAAGGACTCACTACTCTTATGTGAACACAGGGACGAGAGGGGGGCGGATGACGCATGATGTCTGGCTACTCGTCGGCGCAGCAATCGTCATCGCGGCCATCGCGTCCGTCCGCGTCGCGCACCTCAGTGGGCTCCCCAGTCTCCTTCTCTTCCTCGGGTTCGGCCTGGTCCTGGGCGACTTCGGGTTCGGGCTGTCGTTCCAGAGCCCGCTGCTCGCCCAGCAGATCGGGCTGACCGCGCTCGCGCTGATCCTGGCCGAAGGCGGTCTGACCACCACCTGGTCGCACGTCCGGCGGTCGGTGCCGATGGCGTTGATCATGGCGCTGCTCGGCGTGACGGTCAGCATCGTGGTCGTCGCGCTGGCCGTCCAGGGGCTCCTCGGCCTCGACACCAACACCGCGCTGCTGCTCGGCGCGGTCCTGGCCTCCACGGACGCGGCCGCGGTCTTCTCCGTGCTGCGCCGCCTGCCGCTGCCGTCGCGGCTCGCGGGCATCTTGGAGGCCGAGTCGGGCTTCAACGACGCCCCCACCGTCATCGCCGTGACGCTGCTCAGCAGCG encodes:
- a CDS encoding IS5 family transposase (programmed frameshift); translation: MRKGEPLPWIVSDSLWERIEPLLPKVQRRTRHPGRKRLDDRKALCGILFVLYTAIPWEFLPQELGFGSGMTCWRRLRDWHQAGVWNRLHQLLLAELHAAGRLDWSKAVIDSSHVRALKGGPKTGPSPVDRAKPGSKHHVIAEGHGIPLALSLTGGNRNDGTQLMPLIKAIPPVRGRRGRPRKRPACLYADRGYDHDLYRRQVWHVGIRPHIARRGTPHGSGLGIHRWVIERTIALLHWFRRLRIRWEIRDDIHEAFMTLAAAIICWRRLVR
- the sepX gene encoding divisome protein SepX/GlpR, coding for MSSVLLYLAIVVMWLCVLIPMWLRKDKTNLAELAELEEYYTGEHQLPDLENLAAAAAAEGYEDDGAGPMTGEFEKVDVRQFRLRRRAIIVARRRRLLFFCALLVVASVVTAAVQMIPWWGVAPSVLVTAGYLCSLRVAVHVDRERRERARQARAAERQRRARQRRQVVEEPSAEVVELAALHEDVLFDQYAEPPRRAVGD
- a CDS encoding GNAT family N-acetyltransferase, translating into MSVVDRLRGWPVNLNEGPVGLRPLRLGDVRVWRETRLRNADWLRPWEPSNPETPLFRTGLGPYVSMVGTLRREARQGLALPWVVTYEGRFAGQLTVGAIVWGSARSAQVGYWIDGKMAGRGITPTALAMAVDHCFFTTGLHRLEANIRPENHASRRVVEKLGFREEGIRRRQLHIDGAWRDHICYALTVEDVPGGLLVQWRRARESAARGGSSVEEV
- a CDS encoding MogA/MoaB family molybdenum cofactor biosynthesis protein, with translation MIIRALVITVSNRASAGIYEDKSGPLLVRLLRDEAGCDVVDGPVVVPDGEPVEMALRDGVLGGYEVVVTTGGTGLTPMDLTPEMTARVISREIPGIAEAIRQANREKVPTSILSRGLAGQAGDTLVVNLPGSSGGVRDGVAVLAPILRHAVEQIRGGDHPR
- the moaC gene encoding cyclic pyranopterin monophosphate synthase MoaC, with protein sequence MSGLTHVDESGAARMVDVSAKDVSARSAVATGRVLLSAETVELLRSGEVPKGDALGVARIAGIMGAKRTPDLIPLCHPIALHGVKVTLDVEDWGVAITCRVKTADRTGVEMEALTAVSVAALALIDMVKAVDPAAVITDVRVEEKLGGKTGRWTREQPE
- the glp gene encoding molybdotransferase-like divisome protein Glp, with the translated sequence MKPVEAHLADILATVRPLAPIELDVEQALGATLAEEVSSPVPLPPFDNSAMDGYAVRAVDISDVPVTLPVIDDVAAGSDELRAVGPGHAVRIMTGAPLPAGADAVVPVEWTDGGTVSVRIDRSARPGNAIRRAGEDVQAGEVVLKPGTLIGAAQLGIIAGVGRRRVLARPRPRVVVIATGAELVEPGGQLGPGQIWDSNSFTLAAAVREAGGEAFRAGAVGDDPAVLLDRLDTDLVRADAIITSGGVSMGAYEPVKEALSPLGTVRFEKVAMQPGMPQGFGVLGDDQVPIFALPGNPVSSFVSFVLFVRPALDKMRGLPARMPETVAAYVTGALRSPAGRRSYLRGVLAADGTVSPVHGQGSHQLAALASANALIVVPEDVTEVPGGAQVEVIRL
- the galU gene encoding UTP--glucose-1-phosphate uridylyltransferase GalU → MADFDPVTKAVVPAAGLGTRFLPATKATPKEMLPIVDKPAIQYVVEEAASAGLLDVLMVTGKNKRSIEDHFDRAFELEEVLEAKGDEHRLSQVREPASLATLHYVRQGEPKGLGHAVLCAKQHVGDHPFACLLGDDLIDRRDHLLQRMIEVRDTYGGSVIALMEVPKEQVSLYGVATIEATAEDDVVRVTDLVEKPPADEAPSNWAIIGRYVIDPAVFEVLENTEPGRGGEIQLTDALRTLAGRGSEEGGPVHGVLFRGRRYDTGDKLDYLRTVVKFAADREDLASEFVPWLREFLDEVG
- a CDS encoding 5-formyltetrahydrofolate cyclo-ligase, coding for MNKTNLRRQVNAARASLSPEQLRANAIKTRETLLDQPWVQMAGLVACYWSTGVEPETHGLVFALWKHGATVMLPVLRADNDLDWAVYDGPDTLAPGRYGLMEPVDTRRGVDAVRTAALVIVPALAVARKSGVRLGRGGGSYDRALARVGPNVPTVALLHSGELLDDVPAEPHDQPVRFAMTPEGLTTLM